A region of the Leopardus geoffroyi isolate Oge1 chromosome C2, O.geoffroyi_Oge1_pat1.0, whole genome shotgun sequence genome:
GTGAGCTGTcactaaaggctttcccacaatCACtacatttatagggtttctcCCCAGTATGGGTTCTTTGATGAACCATAAGGCTAGAATTATGACTAAAGACCTTTCCACACTCATTACATTCATAAGGCTTCTCaccagtgtgaattctctggtgtATAATGAGGTAGGAGTTCTGATTGAAGGATTTTCCACACTCGTTGCATTTATAGGGCTTTTCACCTGTGTGAAGTCTCTGATGTCGAATAAGACATTTACTGAGACTGAACGCCTtaccacattcattacattcaaaaggtttttctccagtatgaattcgCTCATGATCAACAAGTTGAGAGATCTGACTAAAGGCTTTGCCACACTCACTGCATTTGTACGGTTTTTCCCCACTGTGGAGACTCTGATGTCGAATAAGACATTTACTCCGACtgaaggccttgccacattcatTACACTCATAAGGCTTTTCGCCAGTATGGATTCTCTGATGATCAGTAAGATTTCTATTAGAACagaaagctttcccacattcactacaCTTGTGAGGTTTCTTACCAGTGTGAAGTACCTGATGTCGAACAAGATTTTTACTCCGACTAAAGGCAGCCCCACACTCAGtgcattcataaggtttctctccagtatgggTTCTTTGATGGTCAAAGAGCTTGGAACTCTCGTTGAAAGCTTTTCCACAATCATTGCATTTATATGGTTTCTCGCCATTATGGAGTCTCTGGTGTTGAATAAGATGGGAGCTGTGTCGGTAAGTCTTTCCACACTCACTGCACTCATAGGGTTTTTCCCCTGTATGGGTTCTGAGATGAACTATGAGCTGAGAGGTCTGCCTGAAAGTTTTCCCACACTCATTACACtcgtagggtttctctccagtatggattcTCTGGTGCCCAATGAGATGTGAACTCCAATTAAAAGCTTTACCACATTCATCACACTGGTAAAATTTCTGTCCCTTGAGAACTCTCTGATGTTCTGTAGCACTAGAGGACAGATTTGGATCCTTATATTCATCACATCCATCTTTTGTGGATTTACCTTTATCCTTGTGTGTTAGTTTGAAGAAATCACTTTCCAGTCTGCTCCCTTCCTCATCTGAGGGTTGCCCTTCCAGCTTCTCTAAAGCACCTTCACAGGCAGTTCGTGCTTCTGGTTCCCCAGAAACCATCCCACAGAGGCCTCCTGATGTCCCATCAGATGACCCCAGTCCTTTAGAAACTTCCTGCTTTGCAGGCAAATCTGGACACTCCATCCTAGTCTCATTTGCTgccaaaagagagaagaaaacaacttttattcattttgcatcCAATTAAGGAAACAGAATCATCAGGAGTCTACGTATCTGAAAAAACCTTCACATTAGGGGACACATTAAGAGGCGACACAGTAAGAACAGGACAAAAGCGGGAACTAGCTCAAGTTTTTCTTCATGGACAGAAAGATGAAGAGGGGAAGGATGATggcaggcggggggtggggaagagagtggACAGAGCTGTATCCTGATAACTCTTAATTGCTCCAATTAATTACCCAATTCAAAAGagcaattaggggcacctgagtggctcagtctgttaggcatctcttttttttttttttaatttttattaaaaaaaattttttttt
Encoded here:
- the ZNF852 gene encoding zinc finger protein 852; the protein is MVRPQGSAAYEFLSVDYTERKWKGPALSQRAVYRSLMPENYRRVASLANETRMECPDLPAKQEVSKGLGSSDGTSGGLCGMVSGEPEARTACEGALEKLEGQPSDEEGSRLESDFFKLTHKDKGKSTKDGCDEYKDPNLSSSATEHQRVLKGQKFYQCDECGKAFNWSSHLIGHQRIHTGEKPYECNECGKTFRQTSQLIVHLRTHTGEKPYECSECGKTYRHSSHLIQHQRLHNGEKPYKCNDCGKAFNESSKLFDHQRTHTGEKPYECTECGAAFSRSKNLVRHQVLHTGKKPHKCSECGKAFCSNRNLTDHQRIHTGEKPYECNECGKAFSRSKCLIRHQSLHSGEKPYKCSECGKAFSQISQLVDHERIHTGEKPFECNECGKAFSLSKCLIRHQRLHTGEKPYKCNECGKSFNQNSYLIIHQRIHTGEKPYECNECGKVFSHNSSLMVHQRTHTGEKPYKCSDCGKAFSDSSQLTVHQRVHTGEKPYECIECGKAFSQRSTFNHHQRTHTGEKHSVLSRSVS